Proteins from a genomic interval of Myxococcales bacterium:
- the hemE gene encoding uroporphyrinogen decarboxylase has translation MEPLFLRACRGETTERPPLWLMRQAGRYLPEYRALRANVSFLDLCKDPALAAEVTLQPLRRFGFDAAILFSDLLVPLEPMGLEVAFTELGPSIANPVRSASDVERLHDFAPAQGTPFVLETIKRLRPELDKLNTPLIGFAGAPFTVATYAIEGKTSKRFIETKRLFYTAPEASRRLLDKLAETTARYLLAQVEAGAQAIQIFDSWVGVVSAEDWERFVLPPTRALVQAVRASGVPVIYFPNGATTLLDRVANVGADVYGIDWHLPLSEARLRLAAGGAPDAAIQGNLDPALLLGPRDEVVAQARRIIEQGQRRGHVFNLGHGIYPDTPLETVEALVHTVKNG, from the coding sequence GTGGAACCCCTTTTCCTGAGAGCCTGTCGCGGTGAAACCACGGAACGTCCACCCCTGTGGCTGATGCGGCAGGCAGGGCGCTATCTGCCCGAGTACCGCGCGCTCCGCGCCAACGTGTCCTTTTTGGACCTGTGCAAGGATCCCGCCCTGGCGGCGGAGGTCACGCTTCAACCGCTGCGCCGGTTCGGATTCGATGCGGCGATTCTCTTTTCCGACCTGCTGGTTCCGCTCGAACCCATGGGTCTCGAGGTCGCCTTCACGGAACTCGGCCCTTCGATCGCCAACCCGGTGCGGTCTGCCAGCGATGTCGAACGGCTGCACGACTTCGCCCCTGCACAGGGCACGCCTTTCGTGCTCGAAACCATCAAGCGGCTTCGCCCCGAGCTCGACAAGCTGAACACCCCGCTCATCGGGTTTGCGGGGGCGCCGTTCACGGTGGCTACCTACGCGATCGAAGGAAAAACCTCGAAACGCTTCATCGAAACGAAGCGCCTCTTTTATACGGCCCCCGAGGCCAGCCGGCGTCTGCTGGACAAGCTGGCGGAGACCACCGCCCGTTATCTCCTGGCTCAGGTCGAGGCGGGCGCCCAGGCGATTCAGATCTTCGATTCCTGGGTGGGCGTGGTGTCGGCAGAAGACTGGGAGCGCTTCGTGCTGCCCCCCACGCGCGCCCTGGTGCAGGCCGTGAGAGCCTCGGGCGTGCCGGTCATCTACTTCCCGAACGGCGCCACCACCCTGCTCGATCGGGTGGCCAACGTGGGCGCCGACGTTTACGGCATCGATTGGCACCTTCCCCTCTCCGAGGCGCGCCTGCGGCTGGCGGCAGGGGGGGCGCCGGACGCCGCCATCCAGGGCAATTTGGACCCGGCTCTGTTGCTCGGGCCGCGGGACGAGGTCGTGGCCCAAGCCCGTCGTATCATCGAGCAAGGGCAGCGGCGCGGACACGTGTTCAACCTCGGACACGGCATCT